From the Drechmeria coniospora strain ARSEF 6962 chromosome 02, whole genome shotgun sequence genome, the window CAAAACCGGCGTCcagcacgtcgtcgagatgacCGTCTGCTGCCTCCTCGAGGGAGACATTGACAGCTCGTACACGCGAGCAGACaacagcgtcgtcgtcgccaccgacTCCATCAAGAACACCATCTACATCACGGCAAAGCAGAACCCTGTCCACCCGCCCGAGCTCTTCGCCTCCATACTCGGAAGCCACTTCATCCAGAAGTATAGCCACATCCATGCCGCCAACATCTCCGTCATCTCCACCCGCTGGGCCCgcatggacgtcgacgggaaGCCGCATCCCCACAGCTTCATCAAAGACGCTGGCGAGACGCGCAACGCCGAAGTGCGCGTATGTCGCAAGGACGGTATCCTCGTCACCAGCGCCATCGCTGGCCTGTCCGTCCTCAAAAGCACCGGTTCCGCCTTCCACGGCTTCGTCCGCGATGAATACACGACGCTTCCCGAGACTTGGGACCGCATCCTCGCCACGAACGTCGATGCTCGCTGGAACTGGAGCCGATTTGCCGACCTCCGAGCCGTCCGGGCCGCCGAGCCCAAGTTCGACCGTGCCTACGACCTAGCGCGCAACATCACCCTCAAGCTATTTGCCGAGGACAACAGTGCCAGCGTTCAAAATACCATGTATAAGATGTGTGAGCAGATTCTTGCTGCTGTTCCCGAGACTCAGAGCGTCGCCTATTCGCTGCCCAACAACCACAACTTCGAGATCAGTGAGTAGCCATTTTTTTAACCAGTACCTTGTACCTTCTTACGCGTGAGTCCGAGACGACTGATCCTTTCCACCACAGACTTGAGCTGGCACAAGGGCCTGAAGAACACTGGCAAGGATGCCGAGGTCTACGCCCCGCAGTCCTCCCCCAACGGCCTCATCAAGTGTGAGGTGTCGCGTTCGTAAGTTGTCCAAGTCCATGCCACCTTCACAGAACAGAACAGTTCTAAATGGAATGCACACAGGGAGACAAGAGGTGACGTGGCCGGTTCGACCCGGTCCAAGTTGTAGATTTCGTGCTGTAACGATAGTTGGGCGATCTTCAATGCACACAAAATCGCCATGATAATGCCATTTTTGGTCTCCTCTCGTGGGTGCTCGTACTTGGTTGTCGTAATTATCGATAACAATTCAGTCTCCATGCCGGCCTTTCAGCTGCCATTTAATCCACCTCGTACAGGGCGAAGGCTGCGACTCGGCGCATAACCCAGTACCATCCGTATAGACGGATGCAATGGCCAATGGAGTGAGGACGGGTAGTATACGGGAGCCTGATGATGAATGCATGTGAGATCGTAACATATGATCATCTGGTAGTGGATGTAGATAGTACATTGGGCCGTTCCCGTAAATGCGTAGTCACCAAACATGCTCCAGGCCGAATCGCCTCATATCCTCTCCTTGTCCTTTTCCCGAAtcatctcgacggcctcctcccACCCATCGATTCCTACAGCTACGCCACCAAATCGAATCAGATTTTGCTTGTACGGGTGCGAGTCGCCCTCAAACGCTTTTAAACGCGCCAGCCGCTTGTCCCGCAGTCTGTTCTTCGGCAGCATGCCGGAAACAGCTTTGCGCAGAATTTCGCTTCCTCCTTGCTTCTCTATTAGTGCGTCCATTGTGAGCGCCTTGAGGCTACCGGGCCGTGTTGTGTGTCTGTAGTACATCTTTCGCCATTTCTTGTTACCCGTCGTGTGAAGAGCAGCGCAATTCGTCACGACGACGTAATCGCCGCAGTCTGTAGAGGGGTCAAAGATCGGTTTGTGCTTGCCCATGAGCAAGATGGCGATCCGAGAGGCAAGCCGACCCAAGGATGGGGGTGTGACGCTGCTCTGGGTGGAGAGGGAATGGTGTGGTAAGGAGGCCGAGACTTGGTGCCAGACCCGAGAGTATGCGAGTCGGCTCTGGTAAACGGGTCAGGACGCTCCAGGCAGATTGGGCCGGGGAATTCTTACCAGGCCGAGGGTTTGCGACATTGTGGGCTTCCTCAAGCTCACTCGGATAGTGGCTTGTATCGTAGATTGGAGGTGTGCCGTGAGAGCAAGTTTGACGTTTCCAGGTCTCAAACGGAGCCCCGATAGGTTCACTGGTCACGGCGCACGCTGTTCGGTCCATCGCTGAGTCAGCAAAGTCGGCAGTGGCAGAATTTCCTGCCTTGCCATTCCCAGCAACAATTTTTCAATGCCGCATGTGACCGCCCTCAGGAACACAGCACGGAAGGTATTAATTAATGATGTGTCTCACGACGCCTCCACCTGTAATCACTGATATGAAGTGGTCAACGCCGGCCATTACTCGAATTATTTCCGGAATAATACTGTAAATGGAAACATAATACCATCAATCCCGGATTTTATTAGCTCTGCAAGGTTCGCAGATTTGACATTGCATAACCGCTGCCCGTTGTTTACATTTACAGTACTGCAAACATAAGTGTACGTGACCAGCAATCATATGAATTGTTCCTCCTCTCTTCAGCTCTTATCGTACACGTACAGCTCGAAGTAGGGAAAGACCGATGAGCAATAAGTCTGACATTTCCGTATGGCATAAATCACAGCATTCCCTTCTTAACCTCGTCCTTTCTTTCCTCCCACAATGTTTTTCCTGTGCATGAGCAAACTGTCTTGTCGTTGTCCCACATGCCTGCGCTCCTCGCGATGACACCAACCATTGTATCCTCATCATTTGTCAACCACTCGGGGCGCTCTTCTTGCTTGGTGACAACAATGGCACGTCCAATGGTTTCCCAGATCTGAAAAGGTTGGTCGACGAAAGTGGCACCGCGGCCGTCACTGTCAACTTGAACCGAACCCAGCAAGCCCTTTGCTTCCTCCTCACCGGCAGACCAGATGCGCCCAGTAGACCTTGCTCCGTCCTTGAGATCACCAAACTCGCGGATTGTGGCCCGATATGCCCCAGGTGCAGCACCTCGAATCGAGAGGTCGACCAATGTTCTTGTCGAGCTCACTTGGACCATCCGAACCAGCCCTTTCACTTCGCGATTGTGATTTTCATTTTCCCCCACGACTCGGTCAGTGAAATTTTCAAGGATGCAAACTGCAGCGCCTGTTTGCAACGTTTGTTAGTGGACAagctcatcgtcggcaccggaCGAAACCGGGGCGGGGAAGGACAAGCATGGGTTAATTGAAACATGCAGCAGAAATGCTGGACGCACTGTTTGATGCACCGGATCCTCGGAGAATGGCGTCTCGACCTGTTGCCTGGATGGCCTCAAGTATGGCGGACGGTGGTGCTGCAACACATCAGCGCATTTATCCAACCCGGACGCCATGTACGACGCGAAAGCTGAACATGAAAATTCCTACCCGAGCCTTTAATTGATATGTGTTGCTCCTTTAGGTTGCCCTCGACTTTGGTGACGCCTTTCAGCTTGTAGAGTTGCTCTGAAACGGTTGCAATACAGTCGTCACAGGACAGCTGGACAGCGAAGAGAGTCTGTTGAAACGCTTCATCAACATCAATCTTCAGAAAGGGCTGCTTTCACTGCTCATCATTTCCGTTCAACTCGTCTACTGCCCAGCATGCCGTGGCTTACGAGCGCCCACCAGAAGGGAGAGCTCATGTACCTCGAAGTCGTTGTTCCCAGTCATGGCGCCTGGATGTATAAGAGTTAGCATGACCATCGTCTCCCGCAAGTCGATTGGAAGGGTCACCCTTGCTGAGGAGGTTTCGACAAGGTTTCTATGCGCAAAGTGGTATTGAAACCAAGCCAGAAAATCAACATGCACACTGTTGCGGATTGCCCAGCAGAAGTCTCGGAGATGCCAAATGCTTGGAAATCCAACGAGATCCAGACTCCTCACTGCTCGGGAAGGGGCACTCCCCGGACTTTAGTGGGGTCGAGGGCGTGGAacacatacaagtacttacatgtaacCAACCATAAGTCCACCCgcagagtacagtaagtacccccgtaattacttgtacgcctacttaagtactgtacttgcacttggtacttgcacttaaacttaagtacagcacttgtatgAGGTATTACTTGAGTACTTCGCACGGAGAACCATTTGTCGATATTCGCTCggccagtacggagtacggagtagaggtTCTATGAATACTACATCGAGTGAATATGCGTCACAGGTGTAACAGTATTATTTTATGAAAGTTATGAAGGCATTGTCTTgaacagtacaagtacacatgtGCAGTGGCAATATCTGCATTGGCTGCTGTTTGCACAACAATGCCAACAGCAAATTGTAGTTGGAAGTAAAATAGCCTTGAGGTTTATAGTTTGGATATACTGTAATACATCAAAACGTGAGTTAATAATATGATGCATCCAACTATAAGTTTAACAATAATATGGGAGATGACGCAACTCGAATAATGTGTCTGGAGCGAATTTCATTTTGTGTCCCCTACTGCACAGCACAAGCTCGGATGCATAATAAATACCAACTCTCAGGTACCTAGAGTGGACCATGGTGAGCTCGTTACCTAGCGTTAGTCTTCCAGTCGTTCAGCGAGCCAAACAATGCCGAGCGGAAAACGCCCCTGGGTCGCGGCGTCGCGGTTTTCGTAAACGTCATAAACCCAGCATTCTCTTCTCCGCCGAGGAACCTCATATCCTCAGCATTTGCATAGGCTTTCTCTGCCCACGCGACAGACTGCTCCTGACCTTTGTAGGAACATCATGTCCACCGAAGTCCACGACCCGCCCGGCAGCAAGCGATCCAACTCCAGGACGCGTCCTACAACACCACTGCGTCCACCATCTCGCTCCTCGTTTCGCGGATCTGCTCGCAGGGCTGTCAACGGCAGCATCACATGCCCTCTCAACGACTTGGAGCCAGCCTTTGCCGAATTCTccgacgccatggccgacctcgaggccaacaTGATGCACTTCCAACTCATACACGAGAGTCTCGCCAGATTCGGCGAATCGTTTGCTAGCTTCCTTTACGGCCTCAACATGAATGCATTCTGCGTTGATTTCCCGGAGGTATGGATAGATGAGGTTTCCATTCACGGAGTCGCGTGTTGCACTCAACCGTCCACGCTAACCGCACGTTCCATCTAGGGCCCTGTAGCCGAGTCCTTTCGCAGAGATCGGCTTTCCGACGAGGCACAACATAACACGGCGACACGTTCGGACAGCGAGGCCGAAGCCACCTTCATGTGAGTCGGGCACGTCCCAGGCATACAAGACAATCTACCCACGGTTCAATGCTGATGCTGACTACCCATAGGACGACTGATACATCCTTTGTCGACACTCCGCCCGCACCGACGAGGCCCACCGTCTCGAGCGGCGCGCAGGAAACCCGACAATCCCGTCTGCCCTTTGCCCGTGGGTCGTCTACTAGAGGTAGAATCAGAAAGGCCAGCGACCGTGGCCATTCAAGCGGACTAGTCAGACCCCGTGTTCGTGGCGTGCGGTGATATTCCTACCGCCGGCTCTCGGGCATATTCCTTCCACCTCCGTCAACGTAACCCGGTGGATCGTCGGGTTGTGAGTCGAGAGGATATGGCGATTGGTTTGCCTGAACGATCCATTATTCCCGCTCAGTCATCGCCTTTCACGTGGCCATATCGACATCCTCGGGCATCGCAGCATCGCCCTTCCAAGCACCTTCGACATTCTTCGTTCCCGCCATGGCAACCGGTCTGGGCAACCTGGCAGGATCGACATCCGACGCTTCACGCAGCTGCTTCAACCTGGCGTTTCAAATGAGTCAGGCGTGCGAACAACGGATATTCTGCCAAATCCACATGCAAGGTACGCACCTGCGCTTATGAGGTTTGCCACGCTGGTGGGCCATCATGGTTGATTCGGTGTCGAACCATTTTGCACACTCGATACAGTAATTTTTCCCCAGCCCGGGAAGGTCTTCGGCAATTTTAGTTTCCTTGAATTGGGCAAGATGCCTCGAGGATATTAAATCGGCTTTAACTTGATCGATATCTCTGAAAATTGCGATTAGCCTCTTACATAGATATCATGTCGACGTTGAAAGTTACCTTGTCCTCCGCCTTGTTTTTCTGCATTTCCCCAGCCCCATATCGTATGGCAGCTTTTAAAAGGAAATTATATGAAGTAGGCAAGTGCTTACAAGGCCTGTCGTGATTGCGTTGTGCGATAAAGGGCGATGACAACGCTGGTGTCGCGACAGAAATATCACTGAGGGATGATGCTATGGTTGCAGAATAGAAATTTACATCACCAAGAATGATGATCGCACTACGAAGTACGAGTGCTGAACTCGATCCCGGTTGGCCGGGGTAGATGTGGGTCACCAGCGAAAAACTACTGCACTaacttgtacagtattgcttacatgtacagcatggacggagtaattacatgtacggtacttCCAGTACCGAGCCCGACAACCCAGAACGCGTTACTTGGGCCTCAGTACGGTTACGGTGTTGCTTGGTTAATCACTACGTGAAGTATTCAACGTCAATCACCCATAGAATAATGCCTGGGGATAGAGACTAA encodes:
- a CDS encoding DASH complex component Dam1 yields the protein MSTEVHDPPGSKRSNSRTRPTTPLRPPSRSSFRGSARRAVNGSITCPLNDLEPAFAEFSDAMADLEANMMHFQLIHESLARFGESFASFLYGLNMNAFCVDFPEGPVAESFRRDRLSDEAQHNTATRSDSEAEATFMTTDTSFVDTPPAPTRPTVSSGAQETRQSRLPFARGSSTRGRIRKASDRGHSSGLVRPRVRGVR
- a CDS encoding uricase, whose translation is MPFVSAARYGKDNVRVLKVSRDAKTGVQHVVEMTVCCLLEGDIDSSYTRADNSVVVATDSIKNTIYITAKQNPVHPPELFASILGSHFIQKYSHIHAANISVISTRWARMDVDGKPHPHSFIKDAGETRNAEVRVCRKDGILVTSAIAGLSVLKSTGSAFHGFVRDEYTTLPETWDRILATNVDARWNWSRFADLRAVRAAEPKFDRAYDLARNITLKLFAEDNSASVQNTMYKMCEQILAAVPETQSVAYSLPNNHNFEINLSWHKGLKNTGKDAEVYAPQSSPNGLIKCEVSRSETRGDVAGSTRSKL
- a CDS encoding ribosomal protein L13, with protein sequence MSQTLGLSRLAYSRVWHQVSASLPHHSLSTQSSVTPPSLGRLASRIAILLMGKHKPIFDPSTDCGDYVVVTNCAALHTTGNKKWRKMYYRHTTRPGSLKALTMDALIEKQGGSEILRKAVSGMLPKNRLRDKRLARLKAFEGDSHPYKQNLIRFGGVAVGIDGWEEAVEMIREKDKERI